In Nitrosophilus alvini, the following are encoded in one genomic region:
- the leuB gene encoding 3-isopropylmalate dehydrogenase: MKKYRIAVIKGDGIGPEIVEEAIKVLDAVSVAEGFEISYKEFLLGGAAIDVTGEPLPEETIEGAMNADAVLFGAIGGEKWDNLPRDKRPETGLLKLRKALGVFANLRPVTVYDELINASTLKPEVIQGVDLMVVRELIGGIYFGEPRGREGDKAFNTMVYSVDEVKRIAKVAFEIAMKRKKRVTSVDKANVLEVSQLWRESVEEVAKEYPEVTLEHMYVDNAAMQLVRDPKQFDVILTGNIFGDILSDEASMLSGSIGLLPSASIGEKHGLYEPIHGSAPDIAGQGIANPIATIASASMMLRYQLGEDAAADRIDRAIKQVLAEGYRTKDLSSYDAKEIVSTSEMGSLIAHYASK, from the coding sequence ATGAAAAAATATAGAATAGCTGTTATTAAAGGTGACGGAATAGGCCCTGAAATTGTAGAGGAGGCGATAAAAGTTCTTGATGCCGTATCCGTTGCGGAAGGTTTTGAAATCAGCTACAAAGAGTTTCTTTTAGGCGGGGCTGCTATCGATGTTACGGGTGAACCTTTGCCTGAAGAGACTATAGAAGGTGCAATGAATGCCGATGCAGTTCTGTTTGGTGCTATAGGCGGTGAAAAATGGGATAACCTTCCAAGAGACAAAAGACCTGAAACTGGTCTTTTAAAGCTTAGAAAGGCTTTGGGAGTATTTGCAAATCTAAGACCCGTAACTGTTTATGATGAACTTATAAATGCCAGCACCTTGAAACCGGAAGTTATTCAGGGCGTTGATCTTATGGTTGTACGTGAGCTCATCGGCGGCATATATTTTGGAGAGCCCAGAGGAAGAGAAGGCGACAAAGCTTTTAATACGATGGTTTACAGTGTAGATGAGGTTAAGAGGATCGCGAAAGTAGCTTTTGAAATAGCGATGAAAAGAAAAAAGAGAGTCACTTCTGTTGATAAAGCAAACGTTCTTGAAGTAAGTCAGCTCTGGAGAGAGAGCGTAGAAGAGGTTGCAAAAGAGTATCCTGAAGTAACTCTTGAGCATATGTATGTGGATAATGCGGCGATGCAGCTTGTACGCGATCCAAAACAGTTTGATGTTATTTTGACCGGAAATATTTTCGGTGATATACTGAGTGATGAAGCAAGTATGCTTAGCGGTTCCATCGGTCTTCTTCCTTCCGCTTCCATAGGCGAAAAACATGGTCTTTACGAGCCTATTCACGGCTCTGCTCCCGATATTGCCGGACAGGGTATCGCAAATCCTATTGCTACTATTGCGAGTGCAAGTATGATGCTTAGATATCAGCTTGGAGAAGATGCTGCGGCAGACAGAATAGACAGAGCCATCAAACAGGTTTTGGCAGAAGGATACAGAACAAAGGATCTCAGCTCATATGATGCAAAAGAGATAGTCTCTACCAGTGAGATGGGCTCTTTGATAGCTCATTACGCTTCAAAATAA